A window of the Plasmodium vinckei vinckei genome assembly, chromosome: PVVCY_08 genome harbors these coding sequences:
- a CDS encoding lysophospholipase, putative encodes MMEEIELNNDELKNPTVCKLDGDPKIGWLRNKNGLLLKTYGWLVKNAIGIILLIHGYKGHARLNYMKINLKMPNGSEDLVVDNDNYYIYKDSWIEKFNQSGYSVYGIDLQGHGESQAQRNVRGDFSSLDDLADDVLQYMNQIQDEISNDNQTYDKSHDIVTTNKKRLPIYIIGYSMGGNIALRILQLLNKEKGNNINTEEPNNYKKCNIMLDNSTDINEIDNDIYGMHNYNDYGSYNSYAIASDKDERCYNDLDKLNIKGCVSLSGMVRLKTLLNSGNKSFKYFYLPLANLLSFILPNKRIFSKSAYNKSDYVSNVYKHDKFINTNGIRFKCMSELIKATLKLDCNIDYLPKDIPLLFIHSTDDTVCSCKGSVLFYDKVNVNKKELHIVNGMNHAITIRPGNEDILEKIIDWIYDLRMNDEDELENG; translated from the coding sequence ATGATGGAAGAAattgaattaaataatgatgaattaaaaaatccTACAGTATGTAAATTAGATGGAGATCCTAAGATAGGTTGGTTacgtaataaaaatggtttacttttaaaaacatatggATGGCTAGTTAAAAATGCTATAGGAATTATATTGTTAATACATGGATACAAAGGTCATGCTcgattaaattatatgaaaattaatttaaaaatgccAAATGGAAGTGAAGATTTAGTAGTAGACAATGATAATTACTATATTTACAAAGATAGTTGGattgaaaaatttaatcAAAGTGGTTATTCAGTATATGGAATAGATTTGCAAGGACATGGTGAATCACAAGCACAGAGAAATGTAAGAGGCGATTTTAGTTCTTTAGATGATCTAGCTGATGATGTATTACAATATATGAATCAAATTCAAGATGAAATTTCAAATGATAATCAAACATATGACAAATCTCATGATATTGTAACaactaataaaaaaagactgcctatatatattattgggTATTCTATGGGAGGAAATATTGCTTTAAGAATACtacaattattaaataaagaaaaaggaaataacaTTAATACTGAAGAGCCAAataactataaaaaatgtaacatCATGTTAGACAATTCTACtgatattaatgaaattgacaatgatatatatggcatgcataattataatgattATGGTTCCTATAATTCCTATGCTATTGCTAGTGATAAAGATGAAAGATGCTATAATGATTtagataaattaaatattaaaggtTGCGTGTCGTTATCTGGTATGGTGAGattaaaaacattattgAATTCTGgaaataaatcatttaagtatttttatttacctcTAGCAAACTTACTGTCTTTTATCTTACCTAATAAAcgaattttttcaaaatcaGCTTATAACAAATCAGATTATGTTTCTAATGTATATAAGCatgataaatttataaacacTAATGGAATAAGATTTAAATGTATGTCTGAACTTATAAAAGCAACACTCAAATTGGATTGTAATATTGATTATTTACCAAAAGATAttcctttattatttatacattcaACAGACGATACTGTTTGTTCTTGTAAAGGATCGGTTTTGTTTTATGATAAAGtaaatgttaataaaaaagagcTACATATTGTTAATGGTATGAATCATGCTATAACGATTAGACCAGGAAATGAAGatattttagaaaaaattattgatTGGATTTATGATTTAAGAATGAATGATGAAGACGAATTAGAAAATGGAtaa
- a CDS encoding fam-a protein produces MNKFYIQTALFILSIFAYANNGALAAEPAPGEDTKQHIKDQPLSRHSTSEELYEKVKYLSCRGRKHTQAIELMNDAVKQLEYYATTKDGYKPYLQNPTDSLSYYIKKFDNETNILKAHLNIYDSNQYNAIINRIWNPLASNIFNKGHVTIGHVYNPNLMMIRQDYKKDSKGYQKYFYALISKTEISKDKTIIAMTSVNVNDSVRSGIEYKNPILERANSFITKLIITNEITDEKYKIIHVNLAGYLIEKKGDALEITYIESIQGHSSF; encoded by the exons atgaataaattttatattcaaaccgctttatttattttaagcATTTTCGCATATGCAAATAATGGAGCCCTTGCAGCTGAACCTGCTCCAGGAGAAGATACAAAACAGCATATAAAAGATCAACCATTAAGTCGTCATTCTAC TTCAGAAGAACTATATGAAAAAGTCAAGTACTTATCATGTCGCGGTCGCAAACATACACAAGCGATCGAACTTATGAACGATGCTGTAAAACAGTTAGAATACTATGCTACAACCAAAGATGGTTATAAAccatatttacaaaatccTACTGATAGTTTATcttattacataaaaaaatttgacaACGAGACAAATATTCTAAAAGctcatttaaatatttatgattCCAATCAG TATAATGCCATAATAAACAGGATATGGAATCCATTGGCTTccaatattttcaataaagGCCATGTTACAA tTGGCCATGTGTACAATCCAAATTTAATGATGATTCGCCAAGATTACAAAAAAGATTCTAAAGGCTAtcagaaatatttttatgctttAATTTCAAAGACTGAA aTATCAAAAGACAAAACTATAATTGCCATGACTTCAGTAAATGTAAATGATAGCGTCCGTTCCGGtatagaatataaaaacccAATATTAGAACGTGCAAATTCATTCATAactaaattaataattaccAATGAGATTACagatgaaaaatataaaataatacatgTGAACTTAGCTGGATACCtcattgaaaaaaaaggcGATGCTCTTGAAATCACCTATATCGAATCT ATTCAGGGACATTCTTCCTTTTAA
- a CDS encoding fam-c protein, whose amino-acid sequence MNDRSKTSDLRSRIIRAIKKINRSNKKNVIESQRETQLNNNNNNDFDYDKDECVDYYTHLSDKVYKPVPWCCGLITYYG is encoded by the exons atG AATGATCGATCTAAGACATCTGACTTAAGAAGTAGAATAATTCGTgctatcaaaaaaataaacagaagtaacaaaaaaaatgttatagaATCTCAACGAGAAACCCAAttaaataacaataataataacgaTTTTGATTATGATAAAGATGAATGTGTTGATTATTACACCCATTTAAGTGATAAAGTGTACAAGCCAGTTCCATGGTGTTGTGGTTTGATTACTTATTATGGTTAG